A section of the Zygosaccharomyces rouxii strain CBS732 chromosome B complete sequence genome encodes:
- the VAM6 gene encoding Vam6p (similar to uniprot|Q07468 Saccharomyces cerevisiae YDL077C VAM6 Protein involved in vacuolar morphogenesis), which yields MLKCKLVDSVPSQGITAILHNPETHKLVVAKDDQSVQVYSRESHSLRLIQTYPQLLQNSRFNDDKVQELYGCKPLSTIFARCDKSLLLYDSINFHKYDQIVDRRGIEKCWIMETPLDDSEDVLTALMYATKNRGKLRMLIWEGRTYKRVVEATLPNRGEFVLSSEAESRGVILATTHGIYHWPYGDSFLVKIDKIVRRKYPGDLVSCLAELTAKTREMKVNGKSIKDNDSTSFMSSSRLTKRSSFTSLWSRRNIPHKHAMNSVKSVFKTTDSDKIMILDGFSKNLFQLGCKDNHEFYLFALDLSQFMEWNQGLQSIRYLSGLNLILNNSHEFRVVDYQYGFTFLEQSVEEGIKWVEPIGKSHFIIWTLNDQLHLYRYQLEDDTNDLLGDDRSLCGISFDTDFNKLWRKVIFYQQFLDFPHPENLCCSKNPEASLDLVVLKLRDLTVLWCLEIFARFENCMSMLSSHDQIHDRTMVLQDLIPKLIFDKFLEFWAPPQLIILKCFPPKIARLVPEVTGQQHSCLYDDLKDQRTYTLPAMIIRKWFLPYLTDTRRHLKSIAQKDSITWEHSGRKIDANLNFFLMDKHQTLDVTTLLTLIDTVLFVAYLYYYPSMVGPLLRIDNLCERDVVVRELQERRMFQELVDFYFGRSMHADALEFLTNLITSMDQDDNTVKFQDGVKVLVVDYLKKLPLEHQGLLFHYLDWLLKRFGKDSALMESVFMNETPACASRNHYQIYEYIDKMDKTTAIRYLEFVISAFGSKDVKLHTTLVKLYFDDMNNPTTKMKLKSVLESTSVYEPRTILRLLNELSDNKGDPVSQQQHNFISLLKTFPLQKLGDHHAAINIFYDDLSDYNATSSYCKSVYTDHPETGKDSLNYFFQKILNKYAKTGNSNEILYFLQEHGNKINIIKIYEILPKELSLNQFKDIFLQTVKSHSIARDETKLTKNLLQVELINKGYDLNRTLSEYSILGENYECPVCNKHFSTFTTDTLLLFTFDKKKVVVHYNCGRALQAKIQNKRTKAQQKAHRVVSDLKEIDKIG from the coding sequence ATGCTGAAATGCAAATTAGTAGATTCAGTACCATCACAAGGAATTACAGCGATTCTACATAACCCAGAGACTCATAAATTAGTGGTAGCGAAAGATGACCAAAGTGTACAGGTTTATTCAAGAGAATCTCATAGCTTAAGGTTGATACAAACCTATCCTCAgcttttacaaaattctaGATTCAATGATGATAAAGTCCAAGAACTGTACGGTTGTAAACCACTGTCTACCATATTTGCCCGTTGTGATAAATCCTTACTACTGTATGACAGTATAAATTTCCACAAATACGATCAAATAGTGGATCGTAGAGGCATTGAGAAATGTTGGATTATGGAGACGCCGTTAGATGATTCAGAAGATGTTTTAACTGCCCTCATGTACGCTACCAAGAATAGAGGTAAACTTAGAATGTTAATTTGGGAAGGTAGAACTTACAAAAGGGTTGTTGAAGCTACATTGCCAAATAGAGGCGAGTTTGTATTGTCATCTGAGGCTGAATCCAGAGGTGTTATCTTAGCAACCACGCATGGCATTTACCATTGGCCGTATGGGGactcttttcttgtaaagattGATAAAATCGTTAGGAGGAAGTATCCTGGAGACTTAGTCAGTTGTCTAGCTGAGTTGACGGCTAAGACTCGTGAAATGAAGGTCAACGGTAAATCTATAAAAGATAATGATTCCACTTCCTTCATGTCGTCTAGCAGATTAACGAAAAGATCCAGTTTTACAAGTCTATGGAGTAGGAGAAATATTCCACATAAGCATGCAATGAACTCAGTTAAATCTGTTTTCAAAACTACAGATAGCGACAAAATAATGATTTTAGATGGTTTCTCGAAAAATCTTTTCCAGTTAGGTTGCAAAGATAATCAtgaattttatttattcGCATTAGATTTGTCTCAGTTCATGGAGTGGAATCAAGGGCTACAATCGATAAGATATCTTTCAGGACTTAATTTAATTCTTAATAATTCTCATGAGTTTAGAGTTGTTGATTATCAGTATGGATTCACTTTTTTGGAACAATCCGTTGAAGAGGGCATTAAATGGGTGGAACCCATCGGTAAATCGCATTTCATAATTTGGACGTTGAACGATCAATTACACCTTTACCGGTAtcaattagaagatgatacCAATGATTTACTGGGGGATGATAGATCATTATGTGGGATTTCGTTTGATACcgatttcaacaaattatGGCGTAAAGTGATATTTTACCAGCAGTTCTTAGACTTTCCTCATCCAGAAAACCTATGCTGCTCCAAAAATCCAGAAGCATCGTTGGATTTAGTAGTTTTGAAGTTAAGAGATTTGACGGTTCTTTGGTGCTTGGAAATATTCGCtcgatttgaaaattgcaTGAGTATGTTGTCTTCGCACGATCAAATCCATGACAGGACCATGgttttacaagatttaatCCCGAAGTTGatctttgataaattcttggaattttgGGCACCACCTCAACTTATCATTTTAAAATGTTTCCCGCCGAAGATTGCAAGACTCGTTCCCGAAGTAACGGGTCAACAGCATAGTTGTCTATATGACgatttaaaagatcaaaggACTTACACACTACCTGCAATGATAATTCGTAAATGGTTCTTACCCTATTTGACAGATACTAGAAGacatttgaaaagtatTGCACAGAAGGATAGCATAACGTGGGAACATTCAGGTCGAAAAATAGATGCGAATCttaatttctttctcaTGGATAAGCACCAAACGCTTGACGTCACCACACTACTCACATTGATCGATACCGTGCTTTTCGTAGCATATCTGTATTACTACCCGTCAATGGTAGGACCTTTACTTCGTATCGATAATTTATGCGAACGTGATGTTGTTGTAAGGGAATTACAAGAACGCCGTATGTTCCAAGAGCTAGTAGATTTCTACTTCGGAAGAAGTATGCATGCAGATGCCTTGGAATTTCTCACGAACCTTATCACTAGCATGGATCAAGATGACAATACGGTCAAATTTCAGGATGGGGTCAAAGTTTTAGTAGTagattatttgaagaaattaccaCTAGAGCATCAAGGACTACTCTTTCACTATTTGGATTGGTTactgaaaagatttggtaAAGATTCTGCCCTTATGGAGTCTGTTTTCATGAACGAAACACCTGCATGTGCTAGCCGTAATCATTATCAAATTTATGAATatattgataaaatggACAAGACAACCGCTATACGTTATTTGGAGTTTGTTATTAGTGCATTTGGCTCCAAGGATGTGAAATTGCATACTACTTTGGTGAAACTATATTTTGACGACATGAACAATCCAACCACtaagatgaaattaaaatctGTCTTAGAATCAACCTCTGTCTATGAACCAAGGACAATTTTAAGATTATTGAACGAATTATCAGACAACAAAGGAGACCCTGTTTCGCAGCAGCAGCATAACTTTATTTCACTTCTAAAAACTTTCCCCTTACAGAAATTGGGAGACCATCATGCCGCCATTAACATATTTTATGATGATCTCTCGGATTACAATGCTACATCCAGTTATTGTAAGAGTGTCTACACAGATCACCCTGAAACCGGTAAAGACAGTTTGAActattttttccaaaagataTTGAACAAGTATGCTAAAACTGGTAACTCCAATGAAATTCTCtactttcttcaagaaCATGGAAATAAAATCAACATTATCAAGATTTACGAGATCCTACCCAAGGAGCTTTCTTTAAATCAATTCAAGGATATTTTTTTACAGACTGTGAAATCTCATTCAATTGCCAGAGATGAGACGAAATTAACTAAAAACCTTTTGCAAGTCGAACTCATCAACAAGGGCTATGATCTTAATAGAACCCTATCAGAATATTCAATATTGGGTGAAAATTACGAATGTCCTGTTTGCAATAAACATTTCTCAACTTTCACGACAGATACTCTGCTCTTATTCAcatttgataaaaagaaagtAGTCGTACACTATAACTGTGGTAGAGCTTTGCAGGCAAAGAtacaaaataaaagaacaaaagcACAACAAAAGGCACACAGGGTTGTATCAGAcctgaaagaaattgacaAGATCGGATAA
- the BRE1 gene encoding E3 ubiquitin-protein ligase BRE1 (similar to uniprot|Q07457 Saccharomyces cerevisiae YDL074C BRE1 E3 ubiquitin ligase for Rad6p required for the ubiquitination of histone H2B recruitment of Rad6p to promoter chromatin and subsequent methylation of histone H3 (on L4 and L79) contains RING finger domain), whose amino-acid sequence MSVEPATKKVKLELTSCDEPLTQKDVIAFQKEALFRCIHQKRISLESLQTQYALSTRQCADVTRKLANLMALVVTLARFLQPICQADEEKQICEKVAQGDETVIVQLSDVFMKLLTKYSGTENGDEKTQGLAIALQALQQDKDELVYQNKHLQEEVIRIKSYYEGIVHSYDREESQTVKRIFKRKDNTDEVNVKEESLPNGTDISKQESTPLKEDSPVNGGTHGNGNDGGKDVEQELRMQDLKSQIDALQTTVQSLEQFKQQNEQEIIKLRKQLQEQQSQPSESTQDTKDTHSEKIQHLTRQNGELSQVNEDLLTKFHELSKNRDVYSNNLAQELQTAQETLKKHNSNLEKDLVRIRTTRDELLSKVAILEKETSKSTMLEDLQSALDTLASQWSKLESRSKLTSSSETSQNQDALLKELQDLEQAFKDLSGITHKKYSEYINQESVISKLSVEKTKADQKYFAAMRSKDAILVENKNLSKSLTKSNDLISQLKDSDKLLRQKIDNITKQLQLSQSNEKRLIDSNKITTLKTMDLNSELSKLKKSLNFTKDENFKLTTQLTQLEGKLQSLETDLKSVRIKSHNFESKCEKLQNSLLTNGGDNGPLVEELENFRTLVYCSLCSKNWKNMAIKSCGHVFCENCCKERLASRMRKCPTCNKAFSSNDLLLVHL is encoded by the coding sequence ATGTCGGTTGAGCCCGCTAcaaagaaggtgaagttAGAACTTACCAGTTGTGATGAGCCGTTGACCCAAAAAGACGTAATAGCATTTCAAAAGGAAGCACTCTTTAGATGTATTCATCAGAAACGGATTAGTTTAGAGTCTTTGCAGACCCAGTACGCGTTGTCAACGAGACAGTGTGCGGATGTCACCAGGAAGCTAGCAAATTTAATGGCGTTAGTTGTAACATTAGCTAGATTCCTTCAGCCCATTTGCCAAGCTGATGAGGAAAAGCAAATATGTGAAAAGGTTGCACAGGGTGATGAAACCGTTATTGTACAGCTGAGTGACGTATTTATGAAGTTATTGACGAAATACAGCGGTACCGAGAACGGTGATGAAAAAACTCAAGGGCTTGCAATTGCCTTACAAGCATTGCAGCAGGATAAAGACGAGTTAGTTTATCAAAATAAGCATTTACAAGAGGAAGTGATAAGAATCAAATCTTATTACGAAGGAATTGTTCACAGTTACGATAGAGAAGAATCTCAAACCGTGAAAAGGATATTTAAGAGGAAGGACAATACTGATGAAGTCAATGTTAAGGAAGAGTCCTTACCCAATGGAACTGATATAAGTAAACAAGAAAGTACACCTTTGAAAGAGGACTCTCCTGTCAATGGCGGAACTCACGGCAATGGTAACGATGGTGGAAAGGACGTGGAACAAGAATTGCGAATGCAAGATTTAAAATCACAGATAGATGCTCTACAGACCACGGTACAGAGTTTGGAACAGTTTAAACAACAAAATGAGCAAGAAATCATTAAACTACGCAAGCAATTACAGGAACAACAATCCCAGCCGTCCGAGAGTACGCAAGATACAAAGGATACGCACTCGGAGAAGATTCAGCATTTGACTAGACAAAATGGTGAACTTTCACAGGTAAACGAGGATCTATTGACGAAGTTTCATGAACTTTCGAAAAATAGAGATGtttattcaaataatttggCCCAAGAGTTACAAACGGCTCaggaaactttgaaaaagcATAACTCgaatttggaaaaagatCTAGTAAGGATAAGGACCACGCGTGACGAACTTTTGAGTAAAGTTGCCATACTGGAGAAAGAAACTTCTAAAAGTACCATGTTAGAAGATTTGCAATCTGCACTTGATACTCTAGCAAGCCAATGGTCAAAATTGGAGAGCAGATCAAAGctaacatcatcatctgaaACCTCACAAAATCAAGATGCATTActcaaagaattacaagatttagAACAAGCATTTAAAGACCTCTCCGGTATTACTCACAAAAAGTATTCCGAATACATCAACCAAGAGTCTGTTATATCCAAATTGAGTGTAGAGAAGACAAAGGCCGACCAAAAGTATTTCGCCGCCATGAGATCAAAGGACGCTATACTTGTGGAAAACAAGAATCTATCCAAAAGCTTGACCAAATCAAATGATCTCATATCACAGTTAAAGGATTCTGATAAATTACTACGACAAAAGATTGACAATATAACTAAACAATTGCAATTATCACAAAGTAACGAAAAACGCCTCATCGATTCCAATAAGATTACTACCTTGAAAACAATGGATTTAAATTCTGAACTatccaaattgaaaaaatctttaaatttcaccaaggatgaaaatttcaagctCACCACACAATTGACCCAATTAGAGGGTAAATTACAATCCTTAGAAACTGACTTGAAAAGTGTAAGGATCAAATCGCATAATTTTGAAAGcaaatgtgaaaaattgcaaaattctCTATTGACAAATGGTGGTGACAATGGGCCGCTggtggaagaattggaaaatttccGTACTTTGGTTTACTGTTCATTatgttcaaagaattggaaaaacaTGGCTATCAAATCTTGTGGCCACGTATTCTGTGAAAATTGCTGCAAGGAAAGATTAGCCTCTAGGATGAGAAAATGTCCAACTTGTAATAAGGCATTCAGCTCTAATGACCTTTTACTGGTACACTTGTAA
- the RXT3 gene encoding Rxt3p (similar to uniprot|Q07458 Saccharomyces cerevisiae YDL076C RXT3 Hypothetical ORF), which yields MTDTHDNDEAYRRTQSQIYGLQDTILNSTRTSILKKDKDENSGRSSTAGNSTTTVDSKPVLESVYSKFGEPKTIIESFRYHAYKEARRETDSMPFPFDLYELSAPRPFLPGYGSDMINRLVEVKISYEDLQSSVQVKDSPRTVNNEIWGTDIHTDDSDPILVLRHCGLSLDDVNGTCRTPANLHNSDNLLGTVPPAGTPFDVEIQLLLLPPLQKYTSLRRYGITSRQWGNGGTTPHDGLSYGIYSIKILTRDKSTDNVMEKDQEVNIANWA from the coding sequence ATGACCGATACTCATGACAATGACGAAGCCTACAGAAGGACTCAGTCCCAGATCTATGGCCTCCAAGACacaattttaaattctACCAGAACGTCTatattgaaaaaggataaagatgaaaacaGTGGACGTAGCTCAACTGCTGGTAATTCTACGACCACAGTAGATTCTAAGCCAGTTCTCGAATCCGTTTATTCTAAATTTGGGGAACCAAAGACTATAATCGAATCTTTCCGGTACCATGCGTACAAGGAAGCACGCAGAGAGACAGATTCGATGCCATTCCCCTTTGACCTTTATGAATTATCGGCACCACGTCCTTTTCTACCAGGCTACGGTTCTGACATGATAAATAGGTTGGTTGAGGTTAAAATCAGTTATGAAGATTTGCAATCTTCTGTTCAAGTTAAGGATTCACCGAGGACCGTGAACAATGAAATTTGGGGGACCGATATTCACACAGATGATTCGGATCCAATTTTGGTGCTCAGACACTGCGGATTGTCACTTGATGATGTTAACGGTACATGTAGAACCCCTGCCAATTTACACAATTCTGACAACCTTTTGGGGACAGTGCCACCTGCAGGTACGCCATTTGATGTTGAAATCCAACTACTGCTTTTACCACCGCTGCAGAAATACACTTCACTACGTCGATATGGCATAACTTCAAGACAATGGGGTAACGGGGGGACAACGCCGCACGATGGACTGAGTTACGGAATTTACTCCATCAAGATTCTTACTAGAGACAAATCCACAGATAATGTTATGGAGAAGGACCAAGAAGTCAATATCGCCAATTGGGCCTGA
- the RPL31B gene encoding 60S ribosomal protein eL31 (highly similar to uniprot|P04649 Saccharomyces cerevisiae YDL075W RPL31A and to YLR406C uniprot|P04649 Saccharomyces cerevisiae YLR406C RPL31B, Protein component of the large (60S) ribosomal subunit): MAGLKDVVTREYNINMHKRLHGVTFKQRAPRAVKEVKKFAKLHMGTDDVRLAPELNQEIWKRGIKGVAFRLRLRISRKRNEEENAKNPLFSYVEPVFVSSVKGLQTVVVEEEN; encoded by the coding sequence ATGGCCGGTTTGAAAGACGTTGTTACTCGTGAATACAACATTAACATGCACAAGAGGTTGCATGGTGTTACTTTCAAGCAAAGAGCTCCAAGAGCCGTGAAGGAAGTCAAGAAGTTTGCCAAATTACACATGGGTACTGATGACGTCCGTTTGGCACCAGAATTGAACCAAGAAATCTGGAAGAGAGGTATCAAGGGTGTTGCATTCAGATTGAGATTGAGAATTTCTAGAAAGAGAAACGAAGAGGAAAACGCTAAGAACCCATTGTTCAGTTACGTTGAACCAGTTTTCGTCTCCTCTGTCAAGGGCCTACAAACCGTCGTCGTCGAAGAGGAAAACTAA
- the GAG1 gene encoding Gag1p (similar to uniprot|Q06070 Saccharomyces cerevisiae YLR407W Protein of unknown function green fluorescent protein (GFP)-fusion protein localizes to the cell periphery): MSTTSRRGVRGTLSCTLHKWKNAMRRITHDVLSRVDERSYEDESDVDGLFQSDTLRRSGESITLAGTSTDMRVTTETEDDGTDETKVSKQTTAKEERERIPFEDYDTVDECAKLRRETGEPFCQGDKIWLRRRELWTQPAKSNSINESIKRSRKFTTIPRQCYVKIYKKLSIDDKPLKEPLNLKDALKVIDAGWTEIRRCEEAAVINGVV; this comes from the coding sequence ATGAGTACTACGTCAAGGAGGGGTGTCAGAGGTACCCTTTCCTGCACCTTACATAAATGGAAGAATGCTATGAGAAGGATAACTCACGATGTGCTGAGCAGAGTAGATGAACGAAGttatgaagatgaaagtgaCGTGGATGGACTTTTCCAGAGTGATACTCTAAGGCGCAGTGGTGAGAGTATAACTCTCGCTGGTACTAGTACCGATATGAGGGTGACTACCGAAACCGAAGATGATGGTACCGATGAAACCAAAGTTTCTAAACAAACGACCGCAAAGGAGGAGCGTGAAAGAATACCGTTTGAAGATTATGATACTGTTGATGAATGTGCGAAACTACGACGTGAGACTGGTGAGCCATTTTGTCAGGGAGATAAAATTTGGTTGCGTCGCAGAGAACTGTGGACACAACCTGCAAAGAGCAATTCTATAAATGAATCAATTAAACGTAGTCGAAAATTTACAACAATTCCCCGCCAATGTTATGTtaagatttacaaaaagcTTTCGATAGATGATAAGCCATTAAAGGAGCCTctaaatttaaaagatgCCCTAAAAGTAATTGATGCCGGATGGAcagaaattagaagatgtGAAGAAGCAGCAGTGATTAATGGCGTAGTATGA
- the BLS1 gene encoding Bls1p (similar to uniprot|Q06071 Saccharomyces cerevisiae YLR408C Hypothetical ORF) produces the protein MAPKYELDQLVNSICKSTRDTDASKILKEIEDNNSYITEVQLKRLLKLHDGSFRESLTPLQKLHDKYNEIVMRQGDLQSWAELIDRDLRVLELTMQLAKRR, from the coding sequence ATGGCCCCCAAATATGAGttggatcaattggtgAATTCCATCTGCAAATCAACTAGAGATACTGATGCTTCAAAGATTctcaaagaaattgaagataacAATAGTTATATAACTgaagttcaattgaaaaggtTACTCAAGCTGCATGATGGATCATTTAGAGAAAGTCTAACACCACTGCAAAAATTGCATGATAAGTATAATGAGATCGTAATGAGACAAGGGGATTTACAAAGCTGGGCAGAACTAATAGACAGAGATTTAAGAGTATTAGAACTAACGATGCAATTAGCtaaaagaagatga
- the DUS4 gene encoding tRNA dihydrouridine synthase (similar to uniprot|Q06063 Saccharomyces cerevisiae YLR405W DUS4 Dihydrouridine synthase member of a widespread family of conserved proteins including Smm1p Dus1p and Dus3p), with protein MEKGSVLIPRPKPLRPHNDPLHIIKTRKATHKRPATIAGPMVRYSKLPFRQVCRQYDTDIVYTPMILAREFVRNPHARLADFSTNSSDSPLMVQVGTNNVMDLLKFVEMVAPYCDGIGINCGCPIKEQVREGIGCALIYNRELLCSMVKAVKEKYGDLVRLETKIRIHEDWDQTVKLCRDLCSAGVDWITIHGRTKNTRSSHTANFEAIRYVVDRIRDKQVPVVANGDCLQSEDVQKIAEITGADGVMAVRGVLSNPALFSGFKTCPWSCVEWFWYYTLEFGGLPYQLLQHHLYCMLENMEVPRNLIKELMDVKGTAELLDWFGDHFELKRYGEPGFATCVDIPWKNQ; from the coding sequence ATGGAGAAGGGTTCTGTACTCATCCCTAGGCCTAAGCCTTTAAGGCCTCATAATGATCCTTTACACATTATAAAAACGAGGAAAGCTACACATAAGAGGCCAGCGACTATAGCAGGACCTATGGTTAGATATTCCAAATTACCATTCAGACAAGTTTGCCGTCAATATGACACTGATATAGTTTATACCCCCATGATCTTAGCAAGAGAATTCGTGAGAAATCCTCATGCCAGATTAGCCGATTTCTCTACGAATTCAAGTGACTCGCCGCTTATGGTGCAAGTGGGGACTAATAACGTTATGGatctcttgaaatttgttgaaatgGTAGCGCCTTACTGTGATGGGATTGGTATCAACTGCGGGTGTCCCATAAAGGAACAAGTACGAGAAGGTATTGGCTGTGCACTAATTTACAATCGAGAGTTATTATGTTCTATGGTCAAAGCCGTCAAGGAAAAATATGGTGATTTGGTTAGATTAGAGACGAAGATTAGAATTCATGAAGATTGGGATCAGACCGTTAAACTATGCAGAGATCTATGTTCCGCGGGCGTTGACTGGATAACAATTCATGGTAGAACTAAAAATACAAGATCTTCTCATACTGCAAACTTCGAAGCTATTAGATACGTAGTGGATAGGATTCGTGATAAGCAAGTACCAGTAGTGGCTAACGGTGATTGTCTACAATCGGAAGATGTACAGAAGATTGCTGAAATTACAGGAGCTGATGGTGTAATGGCCGTTAGGGGTGTTTTATCGAATCCGGCTTTATTCAGTGGGTTTAAAACATGTCCTTGGAGTTGTGTAGAGTGGTTTTGGTATTACACTTTAGAATTCGGTGGATTGCCTTACCAATTGTTACAACACCATCTTTACTGCATGTTGGAAAATATGGAAGTACCAAGAAATTTAATCAAAGAGTTGATGGACGTTAAAGGCACAGCTGAACTGTTAGACTGGTTTGGTGATCATTTCGAGCTGAAGCGATATGGTGAACCTGGATTTGCAACCTGTGTCGATATACCTTGGAAGAACCAATAA